CGGCGCTGATCGCGATTTTGCTGATCTGGCCGTTTTTCTTATTGATCATGGCATTCGTCGCGCTGGATTCGAAAGGCCCTGTATTCTTTGTGCAAAAGCGCGTGAAAAAAGCCAAAAAGCTTTTCAATATCTATAAATTCCGAACCATGCGCATTGACACCCCAAAGAACGTTGCGACCGATCTGCTCGGAGACCCGCAGGTTTATATCACCGGGGTCGGGCGGTTTTTGCGCAAATACAGTTTGGACGAGCTGCCGCAGCTGTTCAATATCCTGCGGGGAGATATGTCGGTGGTCGGGCCGAGGCCGGCGTTATTCAACCAATACGATCTGATCGAGGAGCGCGACAGGGTCGGCGCGAATTCGGTGCGGCCGGGGCTGACCGGCTGGGCGCAGATCAACGGGCGCGACGAATTGACCGATCATCAAAAAGCGGAATATGACGGTGAATATGTGAAAAAGCTGTCCTTCGGGTTTGATTTGAAGTGCTGCCTGCTGTCGGTCAAACGCGTCTTCATGCACGAAGGCGTAAAGCTGTAAGCGTTTTTTGCTTTTAAAATATTGACATCCGAAAATCGGTATGTTATGATGT
This region of Oscillospiraceae bacterium genomic DNA includes:
- a CDS encoding sugar transferase; this translates as MYHIVKRILDFLAALIAILLIWPFFLLIMAFVALDSKGPVFFVQKRVKKAKKLFNIYKFRTMRIDTPKNVATDLLGDPQVYITGVGRFLRKYSLDELPQLFNILRGDMSVVGPRPALFNQYDLIEERDRVGANSVRPGLTGWAQINGRDELTDHQKAEYDGEYVKKLSFGFDLKCCLLSVKRVFMHEGVKL